In the genome of Desulfofalx alkaliphila DSM 12257, one region contains:
- the hisS gene encoding histidine--tRNA ligase has protein sequence MLTTKPRGTNDILPGEVEKWQYIEKVIREVCQTYGYREIRTPIFEHTELFQRGVGETTDIVEKEMYTFKDRGDRSITLRPEGTAAVVRSYLENKLYAGTQPLKLYYIGPMFRYDRPQAGRYRQFHQFGVEVLGVHSPGIDAEVMAMAMEVYGRLGLKDLELHINSLGCPQCRPLLKERLQEFLQPHLEGFCQQCKGRYHRNPLRILDCKSEKCKQLSEGAPTTADCLCPSCAAFFDEVKRCLDLLGIDYVVDKNLVRGLDYYTHTAFEIMAKGIGAQSSVGGGGRYNGLVEACGGPEIPGIGYALGLERILLAMEQQGAEFPPAWRPDVFLVTACPEAEEEVYKLLADLRELGYSADKDYMGRSLKAQMKYAGKLNARRTVIIGENELKNGTITVKDMITGEQEEIKREKITVLLGGK, from the coding sequence TCGCACCCCGATTTTTGAGCATACTGAACTGTTCCAACGGGGGGTGGGTGAAACCACCGACATTGTGGAAAAGGAGATGTACACCTTTAAAGATCGCGGTGACCGCAGTATAACGCTGCGGCCGGAAGGAACAGCCGCTGTGGTGCGTTCTTACCTGGAGAATAAACTCTATGCGGGAACACAACCCCTAAAACTGTATTACATTGGCCCCATGTTTCGTTATGATCGCCCCCAGGCGGGCCGTTATCGCCAGTTTCACCAGTTCGGGGTTGAAGTTTTGGGGGTACACAGCCCGGGCATTGATGCAGAGGTAATGGCCATGGCCATGGAAGTATATGGCCGTCTGGGTCTAAAGGATTTAGAGCTGCATATTAACAGTTTGGGTTGTCCCCAGTGCAGGCCCTTATTAAAAGAGCGCCTGCAGGAGTTTTTGCAGCCCCATCTTGAGGGCTTCTGCCAGCAATGTAAAGGCCGCTATCACCGCAACCCGCTGCGCATTTTAGATTGTAAAAGCGAAAAATGTAAACAGTTATCAGAGGGTGCCCCCACCACAGCCGATTGCCTGTGCCCCTCCTGCGCAGCATTTTTTGATGAAGTTAAAAGGTGCCTAGATTTGCTGGGGATTGATTATGTGGTAGATAAAAATTTGGTTAGGGGCCTGGACTATTATACCCACACAGCCTTTGAAATAATGGCCAAAGGGATAGGGGCTCAAAGCTCTGTGGGCGGGGGTGGCAGATATAACGGCTTGGTGGAGGCCTGTGGTGGCCCGGAAATCCCGGGAATAGGCTATGCCCTAGGGTTGGAGCGAATATTGCTGGCAATGGAGCAGCAGGGAGCGGAATTTCCCCCTGCTTGGCGCCCCGATGTGTTTTTAGTAACTGCCTGCCCTGAAGCTGAAGAAGAGGTGTATAAACTGCTGGCCGACCTAAGGGAACTGGGTTATTCCGCAGATAAAGATTATATGGGACGCAGCCTAAAGGCGCAAATGAAATATGCCGGCAAGTTAAATGCCCGCCGCACCGTAATAATTGGGGAAAATGAACTTAAGAACGGAACAATAACGGTAAAGGATATGATTACAGGCGAACAGGAAGAAATAAAACGGGAAAAAATTACAGTGCTGTTAGGAGGTAAATAA
- the aspS gene encoding aspartate--tRNA ligase: MQTEHALKRTHMCGELRSENIDEQVVLMGWVQRRRDHGGLIFVDLRDRTGIVQVVFSPEVDKNSFHKAEAIRSEWVLAVKGKVYGRPEGTANPKMITGMVEVYADKLIVLNKAKTPPFYIEDGIDVDENLRLKYRYIDLRRPEMQEAMILRHRASKAVRDFLDRNNFLEIETPMLTRSTPEGARDYLVPSRVNPGKFYALPQSPQIFKQILMLSGLERYFQIVRCFRDEDLRADRQPEFTQIDIEMSFVDVEDVTSLMEEMIAYVCKETIGLEVNLPIPKISYSEAMDRFGTDKPDTRFGMELKDISPLAAQCGFKVFNSVVKNGGLVKGINAKGCGHFSRKEIDDLTAYVAIYKAKGLAYFIVTEDGVKSPIAKFFKPEEINDILDKFEAKAGDLLLFVADSPDVVAASLGALRLHLAERLDIIPKDQFNFLWVVNFPLLEYDEEEGRHVAMHHPFTAPLDSDLELLTDKPEEVHAKAYDMVLNGVEIGGGSIRIHNREIQEKMFKAIGLSDDEAREKFGFMLEAFEYGAPPHGGVAFGFDRLVMLLAGKDSIRDVIAFPKTSSATCLMTGAPNEVDAKQLKELHIKQSGKMALQQGDK; encoded by the coding sequence ATGCAAACAGAGCATGCTTTAAAGCGAACCCATATGTGCGGTGAGCTGAGAAGTGAAAATATAGATGAACAGGTAGTGCTGATGGGCTGGGTACAGCGCCGCCGGGATCATGGTGGCCTTATTTTCGTGGACTTACGTGACCGTACCGGCATAGTGCAGGTGGTGTTCAGCCCTGAGGTGGATAAAAATTCTTTTCACAAGGCGGAGGCCATTAGAAGTGAATGGGTATTGGCTGTTAAGGGGAAAGTTTACGGGCGCCCTGAGGGCACAGCCAATCCCAAAATGATTACCGGCATGGTAGAGGTATATGCCGACAAGCTGATTGTTTTAAACAAGGCCAAAACCCCTCCCTTCTACATAGAAGATGGGATCGACGTGGATGAAAACCTGAGATTAAAGTACCGCTACATTGACTTGCGCCGCCCTGAAATGCAGGAGGCCATGATTTTAAGGCATCGGGCATCTAAGGCTGTGCGGGATTTCCTTGACCGGAACAATTTCTTAGAAATAGAAACACCCATGCTAACCAGGAGTACTCCCGAAGGGGCCAGGGATTACCTGGTACCCAGCAGGGTAAACCCCGGAAAGTTCTATGCCCTGCCGCAATCACCGCAAATATTTAAGCAAATACTGATGCTGTCGGGTTTGGAAAGGTATTTCCAAATAGTGCGCTGTTTTAGGGATGAAGACTTGCGGGCCGATCGGCAGCCTGAATTTACCCAAATAGATATTGAAATGTCCTTTGTGGACGTTGAAGATGTCACTTCACTGATGGAAGAGATGATTGCCTATGTTTGTAAGGAAACAATCGGTTTGGAAGTTAATTTGCCAATCCCAAAAATATCCTACTCCGAGGCAATGGATCGCTTTGGCACAGATAAACCGGACACTCGTTTTGGTATGGAATTAAAGGATATCTCTCCCTTGGCAGCCCAATGTGGATTTAAAGTGTTTAACAGTGTGGTTAAAAACGGGGGCTTGGTTAAGGGTATTAACGCCAAAGGCTGTGGCCACTTTAGCCGTAAAGAAATTGATGACCTGACGGCATATGTGGCAATATACAAAGCAAAGGGACTGGCCTACTTTATTGTCACCGAGGACGGTGTTAAATCGCCCATAGCCAAATTCTTTAAACCGGAAGAAATAAATGATATTTTAGATAAGTTTGAGGCTAAAGCGGGGGACTTGCTGTTATTTGTGGCAGACAGTCCGGATGTGGTGGCTGCTTCGCTGGGGGCGCTGCGCCTGCATTTGGCAGAGCGTTTGGATATTATCCCCAAGGATCAGTTTAACTTCCTGTGGGTGGTTAACTTTCCCCTGCTGGAATATGATGAGGAGGAAGGGCGCCATGTGGCCATGCACCATCCCTTTACTGCCCCCTTGGACAGCGACCTTGAGCTGTTGACCGATAAACCGGAAGAGGTGCATGCAAAGGCCTATGACATGGTACTTAACGGAGTGGAAATTGGAGGAGGAAGTATTAGAATACACAACCGGGAAATACAGGAAAAAATGTTTAAGGCCATTGGGCTCAGTGATGATGAAGCAAGGGAAAAATTTGGCTTCATGTTAGAGGCCTTTGAGTACGGTGCCCCACCCCACGGGGGGGTAGCCTTTGGATTTGACCGTTTAGTAATGCTGCTGGCAGGCAAAGACAGCATTAGGGATGTAATTGCCTTTCCTAAGACTTCCAGTGCCACCTGCCTGATGACCGGCGCACCCAACGAGGTGGATGCCAAACAGTTAAAGGAATTGCACATTAAACAGTCAGGCAAAATGGCACTGCAGCAGGGCGATAAATAA
- a CDS encoding tRNA threonylcarbamoyladenosine dehydratase, whose amino-acid sequence MGLHRFSRTELIIGSQGLHKLKCSKVAVFGVGGVGSYTVEALARAGVGHLLLVDSDDVCLTNINRQIHALDNTVGQAKVKLMADRVKLINPDIKVEAVKEFYTPENGSRFVTSDIDYVVDAIDNVRGKLDLIKRCVENKIPIAAAMGAGNKLDAGALRQADISETSVCPLAKVVRRELKKAGIFRGVKVVYSTEQPIKPVKSGQNTDGRQVPGSISFVPGVAGLMLASIVVNDLIHNLNKSENLEI is encoded by the coding sequence GTGGGATTACACCGTTTTTCACGCACCGAGCTTATCATCGGTTCCCAGGGTTTACATAAATTAAAATGCAGTAAGGTGGCTGTATTTGGTGTAGGCGGCGTAGGCTCTTACACCGTTGAGGCTTTGGCCAGGGCCGGGGTGGGGCACCTGCTTTTAGTGGACTCTGATGATGTTTGTCTGACCAACATTAACCGGCAGATTCACGCCTTGGACAACACGGTGGGCCAGGCCAAGGTAAAACTGATGGCCGACAGGGTCAAATTAATTAACCCTGATATAAAGGTGGAGGCTGTTAAAGAGTTTTACACCCCTGAAAATGGAAGTAGGTTTGTTACTTCAGATATAGATTATGTGGTGGATGCAATTGATAATGTAAGGGGCAAGTTAGATTTAATTAAAAGATGTGTTGAGAACAAAATACCTATTGCCGCGGCCATGGGGGCAGGCAATAAATTGGATGCCGGTGCCCTTAGACAGGCAGATATTTCTGAAACCTCGGTATGCCCCTTGGCCAAGGTAGTAAGGAGGGAGCTGAAAAAGGCAGGCATATTCAGGGGAGTTAAGGTGGTGTATTCCACCGAACAGCCAATAAAACCGGTTAAGTCCGGCCAAAACACAGATGGCCGCCAGGTACCGGGCAGCATATCCTTTGTGCCCGGGGTGGCGGGTTTAATGTTGGCAAGCATTGTAGTAAATGATTTGATTCACAATCTTAATAAATCGGAAAATTTAGAAATTTGA
- the trxA gene encoding thioredoxin — protein MASENIIILTDADFKEQVNGSDMPVLVDFWAEWCGPCKMIAPELEKLADELVGKVKVAKINVDDNRSTPGEYQVMSIPTMVLFKDGKEVERAIGFRKKDELLKMIEKHL, from the coding sequence GTGGCAAGCGAAAACATTATCATTCTCACCGATGCTGATTTTAAAGAGCAAGTTAATGGCAGCGATATGCCGGTGCTGGTTGATTTTTGGGCTGAGTGGTGCGGACCCTGTAAGATGATTGCACCGGAACTGGAAAAACTGGCCGACGAGTTGGTTGGCAAAGTGAAAGTTGCTAAGATAAACGTTGATGATAACCGTAGCACTCCGGGTGAATACCAAGTGATGAGTATACCTACAATGGTGCTTTTTAAAGACGGTAAAGAAGTTGAACGTGCCATTGGTTTTCGTAAAAAAGATGAATTATTGAAGATGATTGAAAAACATCTCTAA
- a CDS encoding replication-associated recombination protein A, whose protein sequence is MLFYPDHLPLAARMRPRCLEEFVGQEHILEENKLLYRAIKAGRLGSAIFYGPPGTGKTALAEIVAHSSQRSFERLNAVTCGVKDIRQAADKAQRTGPVILFLDEIHHLNKSQQDALLPFVEQGLITLIGSTTENPFFEVNNALRSRSTLFQFYPLTPDDIKKILHNALRDESRGLGKYKVNLHDDALEHLVQASGGDARTALNALELGVLTTEPDAQGIIQFELKVAEECLQQQMLKYDKSGDNHYDVASALIKSIRGSDPDAALHYLARMLAAGEDVKFIARRLVISASEDVGLAQPQALPVAMAGAQAVQFIGMPEARIILSEVVIYLALCPKSNSAYRAIDEALADVRKKDCGNVPVHLRDAHYKGAKELGHGLGYKYAHDYPGAWVLQQYLPDKLVGTEYYRPNDRGVERKMKEKIIQLRKLSKET, encoded by the coding sequence TTGTTGTTTTATCCTGATCATTTGCCTTTAGCTGCCAGAATGCGTCCTCGCTGTCTTGAGGAATTTGTGGGGCAGGAGCACATCTTAGAGGAAAACAAGCTCCTATATAGGGCCATCAAGGCTGGGCGCTTGGGGTCGGCCATATTTTACGGTCCGCCGGGGACCGGCAAAACAGCCTTGGCGGAAATAGTGGCCCATAGCTCGCAACGGTCCTTTGAACGGTTAAATGCTGTCACCTGCGGTGTGAAAGATATTAGGCAAGCGGCAGATAAGGCCCAGCGCACCGGACCGGTAATTTTGTTTTTAGATGAAATACATCACTTAAATAAAAGTCAACAGGATGCCCTCTTACCTTTTGTGGAACAGGGTTTAATCACCCTCATTGGCTCTACCACAGAAAATCCTTTTTTTGAAGTGAACAATGCCTTGCGATCCCGTTCCACACTATTTCAATTTTATCCCCTTACACCGGATGACATAAAAAAAATATTACATAATGCCCTCAGGGATGAAAGCCGCGGTTTGGGTAAATATAAGGTAAATTTACATGACGACGCCCTGGAACATCTGGTTCAAGCCAGTGGCGGTGATGCCCGCACTGCCTTAAATGCCCTGGAGTTGGGGGTGCTGACCACGGAGCCCGATGCCCAAGGCATAATTCAATTTGAATTAAAGGTGGCTGAAGAATGTTTGCAGCAGCAAATGTTGAAATATGACAAATCCGGGGATAATCATTATGATGTGGCCTCGGCCCTAATTAAATCAATCAGGGGCAGTGACCCCGACGCGGCTTTGCATTATCTGGCAAGGATGCTGGCCGCCGGCGAAGACGTGAAGTTTATCGCCCGCAGATTGGTGATCAGTGCCTCAGAAGATGTGGGCCTGGCCCAGCCCCAGGCGCTGCCGGTGGCAATGGCCGGCGCCCAGGCAGTTCAGTTTATTGGCATGCCCGAAGCACGCATTATTTTGTCGGAGGTGGTGATCTACTTAGCCCTGTGCCCCAAAAGTAATTCGGCATACCGGGCCATAGACGAAGCCTTGGCAGATGTAAGAAAGAAAGACTGCGGAAATGTGCCTGTACATTTGCGCGATGCCCACTATAAAGGTGCAAAGGAACTGGGCCATGGCCTGGGCTATAAATATGCCCATGATTATCCCGGCGCGTGGGTTTTGCAGCAGTATTTACCGGATAAGCTGGTGGGGACAGAGTACTACCGGCCCAATGACAGGGGCGTTGAAAGGAAAATGAAAGAAAAGATTATACAGCTAAGAAAGCTAAGCAAAGAAACTTAA
- a CDS encoding RrF2 family transcriptional regulator yields the protein MKLSTKGHYGLRAMFDLALHYSENPIPLKTVAERQQLSENYLEQLIAALRKAGLVNSVRGPQGGYILARRPDEITVGDIIRVLEGPIAPLECVNETDPGDCDQFNYCISRNVWAKVRDSINDVLDSISLADMCLEAEQIEQQRK from the coding sequence TTGAAGTTGTCCACCAAGGGGCATTATGGGTTAAGGGCAATGTTTGACCTAGCTCTCCACTACAGTGAGAACCCCATACCCTTGAAGACCGTTGCCGAGAGGCAGCAGTTATCTGAAAATTATTTAGAACAGTTAATAGCGGCCTTGCGTAAAGCAGGGTTGGTAAACAGTGTGCGTGGGCCCCAGGGGGGTTATATTTTGGCCCGTCGACCCGATGAAATAACTGTGGGTGACATAATCAGAGTGCTGGAAGGTCCCATAGCGCCGCTTGAATGTGTTAATGAAACAGACCCGGGGGATTGTGATCAGTTTAATTACTGTATATCACGCAATGTCTGGGCAAAGGTGCGGGATAGCATTAATGATGTACTTGATTCGATCAGTCTTGCCGACATGTGTTTGGAGGCTGAGCAAATTGAGCAGCAACGGAAATAG
- the nifS gene encoding cysteine desulfurase NifS yields MRKVYFDHSATTPVDPEVAKLVMSYMTDHFGNPSSVHGFGRKVKQALEEAREQVAKAIGASHVGEIAFTSGGTEAANMALRGAALANKQKGNHIITTAVEHHCVLTTCEYLAKEGFELTVLPVDQYGMVSVEDVANAITDKTILVSVMHANNEVGTIMPIAEIGKMLREQDRKIIFHTDAVQSIGKLPVNVDDLNVDLLTLSGHKIYGPKGIGAMYIRRGTWWQPILYGGGQERRRRPGTENAPGAIGLGKAIEIAVSNREENAEKLTKLGSKLVDRVLNSLPNVRLNGHPTMRLPGHASFCIEFIEGESMLLSLDMQGIAISSGSACTSGSLEPSHVLLAMGIPHEMAHGSLRISMGKYNTEEDVDYFVDKLVPIIERLRAMSPLAAGGVCTPCSCASCECGDNK; encoded by the coding sequence ATGCGTAAAGTGTATTTTGACCACTCTGCCACCACCCCGGTGGATCCCGAAGTAGCTAAATTGGTAATGAGCTACATGACAGATCATTTTGGTAACCCCTCCAGCGTACATGGCTTTGGAAGAAAGGTTAAACAGGCTTTGGAAGAAGCCCGGGAACAGGTTGCTAAAGCCATCGGCGCTTCCCATGTTGGTGAAATCGCTTTTACCAGCGGCGGTACCGAGGCTGCAAACATGGCCCTGCGGGGGGCTGCCTTGGCCAATAAACAAAAGGGTAACCACATTATCACCACCGCCGTGGAACACCACTGTGTTTTGACCACCTGTGAGTATTTGGCTAAAGAGGGTTTTGAGCTTACTGTTCTACCCGTTGACCAATACGGCATGGTCAGTGTGGAAGATGTTGCCAATGCCATAACAGACAAGACCATTCTTGTGTCTGTTATGCACGCCAACAATGAGGTGGGCACAATTATGCCCATTGCTGAAATTGGTAAAATGCTAAGGGAGCAAGACCGTAAAATTATTTTTCATACCGATGCAGTACAGTCCATCGGCAAGTTACCGGTTAATGTGGATGATTTGAATGTGGACTTGCTTACCCTCTCGGGTCATAAAATTTATGGTCCTAAGGGCATTGGAGCCATGTATATTCGCAGGGGTACCTGGTGGCAGCCCATCTTGTATGGGGGCGGGCAAGAGCGGAGGCGCCGTCCGGGAACGGAAAATGCGCCGGGTGCCATTGGCTTAGGTAAGGCAATTGAAATAGCGGTATCTAACCGGGAAGAAAATGCAGAGAAGTTAACTAAGCTCGGCAGTAAGTTGGTGGATAGGGTATTAAACAGTTTACCCAATGTACGTTTAAACGGCCATCCTACCATGCGTTTGCCTGGCCATGCCAGTTTCTGCATAGAGTTTATAGAAGGAGAGTCAATGCTGCTTTCTTTGGACATGCAAGGGATTGCTATTTCCAGTGGTTCGGCCTGTACTTCAGGTTCCCTGGAACCGTCCCATGTGCTTTTGGCCATGGGCATACCTCATGAAATGGCCCACGGCAGTTTGAGAATATCCATGGGCAAATATAACACTGAAGAAGATGTGGATTATTTTGTAGATAAATTAGTGCCAATTATTGAACGTTTACGGGCGATGTCTCCGCTGGCTGCCGGCGGTGTTTGTACACCGTGTTCCTGTGCCTCCTGTGAATGCGGAGATAATAAATAA
- the nifU gene encoding Fe-S cluster assembly scaffold protein NifU, with the protein MYSEKVMDHFSNPRNVGEMPDADAVGQVGNQSCGDIMKIYLKVKDGIIEDIKFQTFGCGAAIATSSMVTEMARGKTLEEAMKITNKSVAQSLDGLPPQKMHCSNLAADALHAAIEDYLKKHGK; encoded by the coding sequence ATGTATAGTGAAAAAGTAATGGATCACTTTTCTAACCCGCGTAATGTTGGGGAAATGCCAGATGCGGATGCTGTGGGCCAGGTTGGAAATCAATCCTGTGGCGACATAATGAAAATATACTTAAAGGTAAAGGATGGAATAATAGAGGATATTAAGTTTCAAACCTTTGGCTGTGGAGCGGCCATTGCCACCAGCAGCATGGTAACTGAAATGGCTCGGGGAAAAACCCTGGAAGAAGCCATGAAGATTACCAATAAATCGGTGGCCCAATCATTGGATGGACTGCCTCCCCAAAAGATGCACTGTTCTAACCTAGCTGCCGATGCTCTACATGCTGCCATAGAGGACTATCTTAAAAAGCACGGAAAATAA
- the mnmA gene encoding tRNA 2-thiouridine(34) synthase MnmA has protein sequence MSSNKRVIVAMSGGVDSSVTAALLQQEGYECIGVTMQIWDPDLTAVDDDYVGCCSLTAVDDARRVADKLGIPYYVLNFRDIFERKVIDYFTEEYIKGRTPNPCIACNRYVKFEALLDKALALGANYVATGHYARLAYSDEHKRWTIKKAKDDKKDQTYVLYNMTQHQIEHTLMPLAEFTKEEVRAMASQLGLSTASKPESQEICFVPDNNYRNFLEERTGGNFKKGLFLDVNGKVLGEHKGIHNYTIGQRRGLGIATGERIYVVDIDPKRNAVILGPEEAVLKQDLISYDNNFILFAELTGPVEVEAQVRYNAKPSPAVIKPLAGGRVHVHFHQPQKAITPGQAVVFYQGDYLVGGGTIEKAGAL, from the coding sequence TTGAGTTCTAACAAAAGAGTTATTGTGGCCATGAGCGGCGGCGTAGACAGTTCTGTCACCGCCGCTCTTTTACAACAAGAGGGGTATGAGTGTATTGGGGTGACAATGCAAATTTGGGACCCCGACTTAACGGCGGTGGATGATGACTACGTGGGTTGCTGCTCCCTTACCGCTGTGGATGATGCCAGGCGTGTTGCCGACAAATTGGGCATTCCCTATTACGTGTTGAATTTCCGTGACATCTTTGAGAGAAAGGTCATTGATTATTTTACAGAAGAATACATAAAAGGTCGCACCCCTAATCCCTGCATAGCCTGCAACCGCTATGTGAAGTTCGAGGCGCTCTTGGACAAGGCTTTGGCCCTGGGTGCCAATTATGTTGCCACCGGTCATTATGCCAGACTGGCTTACTCAGATGAGCATAAACGCTGGACAATCAAAAAGGCCAAGGATGACAAAAAAGATCAGACCTATGTGCTTTATAACATGACCCAGCACCAAATTGAGCACACCTTGATGCCCCTGGCTGAATTTACCAAGGAAGAGGTAAGGGCTATGGCCTCTCAACTGGGGCTGTCCACGGCGTCTAAGCCAGAAAGTCAAGAAATTTGTTTTGTACCGGATAACAACTATAGAAACTTTTTGGAAGAGCGTACCGGAGGTAATTTTAAAAAGGGTTTATTTTTAGATGTCAACGGTAAGGTGTTAGGGGAGCACAAGGGTATACATAATTATACCATTGGCCAAAGAAGGGGATTGGGAATTGCCACCGGCGAAAGAATTTATGTGGTGGATATCGATCCCAAACGCAATGCCGTAATACTGGGACCGGAAGAGGCTGTTTTAAAACAGGACTTGATAAGCTATGATAACAATTTCATTTTATTTGCTGAATTAACAGGGCCGGTGGAGGTGGAGGCCCAGGTTAGGTATAATGCTAAACCGTCGCCGGCTGTCATCAAACCGCTGGCCGGGGGCAGAGTACATGTACATTTTCACCAACCCCAAAAGGCAATAACCCCAGGCCAAGCGGTGGTATTTTATCAAGGTGACTACCTGGTGGGTGGGGGAACAATAGAGAAGGCGGGAGCCCTTTAA